The Vibrio gallaecicus genome contains a region encoding:
- a CDS encoding SDR family oxidoreductase has protein sequence MEIKSSIILVTSAGSLLGSTIANHFVNLGATVVLCDNDPDNLQATYIQCSKLSDSVYSYPISTYSNETIQALFDFIQEQFNTTPDVLVNNWTSSPMPSLISEHHDHSFMEDLSTMASTLFSFGQISAARLRKANKEGVIVNVISHDDFHDFSGLENANSMVAGFTHSWAKELTPFNIRVGGVIPAIHNSDAKLDEYHWAQIQDELTRTTEYIVSNDYFSGRVVAAEV, from the coding sequence ATGGAAATTAAAAGCTCAATCATACTGGTGACATCTGCAGGGTCATTGCTCGGAAGTACAATTGCCAATCATTTTGTGAACTTAGGGGCAACCGTTGTGTTATGCGACAACGACCCAGATAATTTACAAGCAACGTACATTCAATGCTCAAAGTTGTCCGATTCCGTATATAGCTACCCTATTTCTACCTATAGTAATGAAACTATTCAGGCGTTATTTGATTTCATTCAAGAGCAATTTAATACCACGCCAGATGTGCTTGTAAATAATTGGACTAGCTCACCTATGCCCAGCTTAATCAGTGAACATCACGACCATTCCTTCATGGAAGACTTATCCACTATGGCTTCCACACTTTTTTCTTTTGGGCAGATCAGTGCTGCAAGATTACGAAAAGCCAATAAAGAAGGTGTCATCGTCAATGTGATATCCCATGACGATTTTCATGATTTCTCTGGGTTAGAAAATGCCAATTCTATGGTCGCAGGGTTTACTCACAGTTGGGCAAAAGAGCTTACCCCTTTCAACATTCGTGTGGGAGGAGTGATTCCCGCAATTCATAACTCTGACGCCAAACTTGATGAGTACCATTGGGCTCAAATTCAAGACGAGTTAACCAGAACGACTGAATACATAGTCTCTAATGATTACTTTAGCGGACGGGTGGTTGCTGCCGAGGTGTAA
- a CDS encoding YchE family NAAT transporter — protein MQNLELAIFLQFFLGLVAAVNPIGIMPVFVSLTAHMPAEERNKTALQANVAVAVILMVSLVAGQMLLDMFSISLDSFRVAGGLLLLSIAFSMMSGKLGEDKQNKQEKSEYISKEQIGVVPLAMPLMAGPGAISSTIVYGSRYPAAIDTFGIAISIVTFALCSWMLFRSAPVIVRFLGQTGINVITRIMGLILGALGIEFIANGLRNLFPGLA, from the coding sequence ATGCAAAATTTAGAACTGGCAATATTCCTTCAATTTTTTCTTGGTTTAGTAGCCGCAGTTAACCCTATTGGCATAATGCCTGTGTTTGTTTCCCTGACGGCACACATGCCTGCAGAAGAAAGGAATAAGACAGCTTTACAAGCGAATGTTGCCGTCGCAGTTATTTTGATGGTGTCGTTAGTCGCTGGTCAAATGTTGCTTGATATGTTCAGCATTTCTTTAGACTCTTTTCGTGTTGCTGGCGGGTTACTTCTGCTTAGCATCGCTTTTTCGATGATGAGTGGTAAGTTAGGTGAAGATAAACAGAACAAGCAGGAAAAATCAGAGTACATAAGCAAAGAACAAATTGGAGTAGTTCCACTGGCTATGCCTTTGATGGCTGGTCCTGGTGCAATTAGCTCAACCATTGTTTATGGTTCACGTTATCCCGCAGCAATTGACACATTTGGAATCGCCATCAGTATCGTCACATTTGCTTTATGTTCATGGATGCTATTTCGTTCAGCTCCTGTCATCGTAAGATTTTTAGGGCAAACAGGTATCAATGTGATCACTCGTATCATGGGCTTAATTTTAGGCGCACTTGGGATTGAATTCATAGCGAATGGATTAAGAAACCTATTTCCAGGGCTTGCTTAA
- a CDS encoding response regulator translates to MNTFAKSLLSILVVEDHPFSREAFVSMLKRTGFENVKSAEDGESAVTILNTDPIDLVITDINMPNQNGIELIKKIRTSQTKSSQYTSIIAVTTLSDAATTSACMTLEVDAFLVKPISVKEAQQKILLAISEPKELYQQHLYADISTEISLSPKNLQPETKQPRIKEVSCHFFIPATLSELKSEMTILDDIELSNGSCLLKAGTLINQKLLRRLYELSEVVQFGHIRVRVDQKDTVT, encoded by the coding sequence ATGAATACATTCGCAAAGAGTTTACTGTCTATACTCGTCGTTGAAGACCACCCTTTTTCTAGGGAGGCATTTGTCAGCATGCTGAAAAGAACTGGATTTGAAAATGTTAAGTCTGCCGAAGACGGAGAAAGTGCTGTCACAATACTCAACACAGATCCAATAGATCTTGTGATCACCGATATTAATATGCCCAATCAAAACGGCATTGAGCTCATCAAGAAAATAAGAACAAGCCAGACTAAGAGCTCACAATATACGAGTATTATCGCTGTAACGACTCTCTCTGACGCAGCCACGACTTCTGCTTGTATGACACTGGAAGTCGATGCTTTTTTAGTTAAACCTATATCGGTCAAAGAAGCTCAACAAAAAATCCTGCTTGCCATTTCAGAACCGAAAGAGCTGTATCAGCAACATCTTTACGCCGATATCTCAACGGAGATTAGTTTATCTCCTAAAAACCTACAGCCAGAGACTAAACAACCAAGGATAAAAGAAGTTTCATGCCACTTTTTCATCCCAGCGACACTCTCTGAACTTAAAAGTGAAATGACTATTTTAGACGACATTGAGTTATCAAATGGCTCATGCTTACTAAAGGCTGGTACTTTAATAAATCAGAAGCTACTTCGCCGGTTGTACGAGCTAAGTGAAGTTGTACAATTTGGTCATATCCGTGTAAGAGTCGATCAAAAAGATACAGTGACTTAA
- a CDS encoding VC2046/SO_2500 family protein yields MQIHTLDKAGIINELKFGTGISHAVEQGRRADFALLLSMFSNDVRDHTPVEAIDELDTSENRLRLQFGVPEPQQLRSDQSSYDISAQQSAGFHQASIASAKLSHYLKPEVLAYMPEDTYDFPEEVYQNLSGHDRRKLANKKAPDLPNATLYNQLSTAHRMHQIQVQA; encoded by the coding sequence ATGCAAATACACACTTTAGATAAAGCCGGAATAATCAACGAACTCAAGTTCGGGACTGGGATCAGCCATGCGGTTGAACAAGGTCGCCGTGCTGATTTTGCGTTGCTGCTTTCTATGTTTTCTAATGATGTACGAGACCACACTCCCGTTGAAGCCATTGATGAATTAGATACCAGTGAAAATCGTCTACGGCTGCAATTTGGCGTCCCTGAACCACAACAACTTCGTTCAGATCAATCGTCTTACGATATTTCTGCGCAGCAATCTGCTGGTTTTCACCAAGCAAGCATTGCGAGCGCAAAGCTCAGCCACTACTTAAAACCTGAAGTTCTGGCTTACATGCCGGAAGATACTTACGACTTCCCTGAAGAGGTTTACCAAAACTTGTCGGGGCACGATCGCCGTAAATTGGCAAACAAGAAAGCCCCAGATCTACCTAATGCAACTTTATATAACCAGCTTTCAACAGCTCATCGTATGCATCAAATCCAAGTGCAAGCTTGA
- a CDS encoding response regulator translates to MRESLTSKIRSFLKQPINTPPKDVNIQNNILDTLPDGVLVCDAIEDSLAILYANNAFLKFFNLNRMQVLGQSVTEIYREFCDSKILNEVQISLSTPSDSHVLTLSTFSGAYLSLQVSTICNAEGGVQYLLLTHTDISSLHNNLSGLQSGNNTLNDKVEVLIKENRAAIEQLEAEKKQLVNELDSMNSGKVVNTSVTSTSVAGAMFDQFFECLLLLDDNSIILDANLTMAQLLNQNTSDIIGRPISQFIKHKSNKELKIPASLFEHRDELEVAGLSAQVNNQTIPLIGTIHRVQLDQANHTLVTLRDTQQFKVTEKELQRSQDELQETVRRLNLAALAGGIGIWNWDFDTNILEWDKRMYDIYGVSPESSTNNYDMWKERVHPEDIEHAEQSLAHARETLSQFTSEFRIILPNNETRWIKAAADVIFDSDSDTAIAMGGVNIDITKEKNAQDFLRHESEIAQAANEAKSMFLANMSHEIRTPMNGVVGMLSLLNETELTNDQKTMVTTIRDSSLTLLHIINDILDFSKIEAGKMSLESVPTELQMLLERTLDVLFLQADKKHIDLCLSYDAALPKLLMGDSVRMSQVLLNLVGNAVKFTEGYIDIRGRINIDAKLVADDIAPYVEVTIKDSGIGMTPKQIHKLFNAFSQADTSTTRLFGGTGLGLSITKTLLELMGGDITVESEFGVGSTFTIRLPYIEVTTPPIDNDIADLKGSRLLFITNDEYVIECYKLNLQGHQCSSTFVTSIERAKSVLNYGVQNQTPYSVIVLGPDFSADKLKSTLINSDDYSKVIILTKDITVGNGLNQDHDYILSCSPLKPSQLIHSLAIMNGTRSPDLPLLEELETGNSPQEIKSGKILVVDDQPTNLDVISRQLEHLGYQCELARDGQEAIQKWKELEFDLILTDCHMPIMDGYEMSEHIRQVERNREVSPHIPIIAITANAVADAADQCLSSGMDGYLSKPVELKTLDTTIQKWLKILPQENQPAEHEETQNRPQNTVPNDPICLETLSQLLGTSEGNIIAPLLKNYWDSVNNDVGLISQALDNKDETQIQQVAHAAKGAARSAGAIPIANTFEQLQNIALEKDWNELNLTIDHGKAELHKLGKYLQDNAIIK, encoded by the coding sequence ATGAGAGAATCACTCACATCAAAAATAAGAAGCTTTCTAAAGCAGCCAATAAATACCCCACCTAAAGATGTGAATATTCAAAACAATATCTTAGACACACTCCCGGATGGTGTTTTAGTTTGTGACGCCATAGAAGATTCGTTAGCTATCCTGTATGCCAATAACGCTTTTCTAAAATTTTTTAACCTAAATAGAATGCAAGTCTTGGGACAGAGCGTCACAGAAATCTACCGTGAATTTTGTGATTCAAAAATTTTAAATGAAGTGCAAATATCTTTAAGTACTCCAAGCGATAGCCATGTACTCACTCTTTCTACTTTTTCTGGGGCTTATCTAAGCCTTCAAGTAAGCACTATTTGTAACGCAGAAGGAGGAGTCCAGTACTTATTACTGACCCACACTGATATATCGTCGCTACATAACAACTTGTCTGGATTACAAAGTGGTAACAATACGCTTAATGATAAAGTTGAAGTACTAATAAAAGAAAATCGAGCGGCTATTGAACAGCTTGAAGCAGAAAAAAAACAGCTAGTGAATGAACTGGATTCAATGAATTCAGGAAAAGTAGTCAATACTTCAGTTACCTCAACTTCTGTTGCTGGCGCAATGTTTGATCAATTTTTTGAATGCCTACTGCTACTTGATGACAACAGCATCATTCTGGATGCCAATCTCACCATGGCTCAACTTCTCAACCAAAACACGAGTGATATAATTGGTCGCCCTATCAGCCAGTTCATCAAGCACAAATCAAACAAAGAGCTCAAAATCCCGGCATCTTTATTCGAACACCGGGATGAACTCGAAGTTGCCGGTCTTTCTGCACAAGTGAATAATCAAACCATCCCTTTGATTGGTACTATCCACAGAGTTCAACTAGACCAAGCGAACCACACTCTTGTTACGCTAAGAGATACTCAACAATTCAAAGTCACTGAAAAGGAACTACAAAGAAGCCAAGATGAGCTTCAAGAAACGGTAAGAAGACTTAACCTGGCAGCTCTCGCCGGAGGGATTGGGATTTGGAATTGGGACTTCGATACGAATATTTTAGAGTGGGATAAGCGCATGTATGACATATACGGAGTTTCCCCAGAATCCTCTACTAATAATTATGATATGTGGAAAGAAAGGGTTCATCCGGAAGATATTGAACATGCTGAACAATCGCTCGCACATGCTAGAGAAACACTTTCTCAGTTTACTTCTGAGTTTCGTATCATTTTACCTAACAATGAAACTCGCTGGATTAAAGCCGCCGCCGATGTGATTTTTGATAGCGATTCCGATACCGCTATTGCAATGGGCGGAGTGAATATCGATATAACTAAAGAAAAAAATGCACAGGATTTTCTGCGCCACGAAAGTGAAATTGCGCAAGCAGCTAATGAAGCAAAATCGATGTTTCTAGCAAACATGAGTCATGAGATTAGAACCCCAATGAATGGCGTGGTGGGTATGCTCAGCCTGCTCAATGAAACTGAGCTTACAAATGACCAGAAAACCATGGTCACCACCATTAGAGATTCATCCCTAACCCTCCTACACATTATTAATGACATTTTAGATTTCTCAAAAATTGAAGCCGGTAAAATGTCATTAGAAAGCGTACCAACCGAACTACAGATGTTGCTAGAACGAACATTGGATGTGCTTTTTCTTCAAGCAGATAAAAAACATATAGACCTATGTTTGTCTTATGACGCAGCCCTCCCGAAATTGTTAATGGGGGACAGCGTACGAATGAGCCAAGTCTTGCTTAACCTAGTGGGTAATGCCGTCAAGTTCACTGAGGGCTATATCGATATTAGAGGGCGCATCAACATTGATGCAAAACTAGTGGCTGATGACATTGCCCCCTATGTCGAGGTGACCATTAAAGATAGCGGCATCGGAATGACACCCAAACAGATCCACAAACTGTTCAACGCTTTTTCACAAGCCGATACCAGTACTACTCGCTTATTTGGTGGCACAGGCTTAGGGCTTTCAATAACGAAAACGTTACTAGAATTAATGGGAGGAGATATCACAGTTGAAAGTGAATTTGGTGTTGGAAGTACTTTCACTATTCGCCTTCCCTATATAGAAGTCACCACTCCACCAATAGATAACGACATAGCTGATCTAAAAGGTTCACGGCTATTATTCATCACCAATGATGAGTATGTCATTGAATGCTATAAATTAAACTTACAAGGTCACCAATGCTCCAGTACTTTCGTAACTTCAATTGAAAGAGCTAAGTCCGTATTGAATTATGGAGTACAAAACCAAACACCGTACAGTGTCATCGTTTTAGGACCGGATTTTAGCGCCGACAAGTTAAAGTCCACCTTAATCAACTCAGATGATTACAGTAAAGTAATAATTTTGACTAAAGACATTACAGTTGGTAATGGTCTCAACCAAGATCATGACTACATACTAAGTTGCTCCCCATTAAAACCAAGCCAATTGATTCATTCACTCGCCATTATGAATGGCACTCGGTCACCAGATCTGCCTCTGCTTGAAGAACTAGAAACAGGTAATTCACCTCAAGAAATCAAATCTGGAAAAATATTGGTCGTAGATGATCAACCAACCAACTTAGATGTCATATCGCGACAGTTGGAGCATTTAGGCTACCAGTGCGAATTGGCGAGAGACGGGCAAGAGGCCATACAAAAATGGAAAGAACTTGAATTTGATTTAATTCTGACTGATTGCCACATGCCGATCATGGATGGCTATGAGATGTCTGAACATATTCGACAAGTCGAACGAAACAGAGAAGTTAGCCCACATATTCCGATCATTGCGATTACCGCAAATGCTGTCGCCGATGCGGCGGACCAGTGCTTATCGTCAGGGATGGATGGATATTTGTCTAAACCTGTCGAATTGAAAACTCTCGATACCACAATACAAAAGTGGTTAAAAATATTACCTCAAGAGAACCAGCCTGCCGAGCATGAGGAAACCCAAAACCGCCCCCAAAATACCGTCCCCAACGACCCAATTTGCCTTGAGACTCTCAGCCAACTGCTAGGGACTTCGGAAGGAAACATTATCGCTCCACTTCTTAAAAACTACTGGGACTCTGTCAATAATGACGTTGGTTTAATAAGCCAAGCTCTTGACAATAAAGATGAAACACAAATTCAGCAGGTGGCACACGCCGCAAAAGGAGCAGCCAGATCTGCAGGAGCTATTCCTATAGCCAACACCTTTGAACAGCTACAGAATATCGCATTGGAAAAAGATTGGAATGAACTAAACCTGACTATTGACCATGGAAAAGCTGAGTTACATAAGCTAGGAAAATATCTACAAGACAATGCAATCATTAAGTAA
- a CDS encoding ion transporter: MSRHSLKHHLYVIIFGTHTPAGRAFDLGLIIAIIASLIVLVLDSIPALNEQWADVFMYLEFGFTGLFTIEYLLRLYCSPKPKAYAGSFYGVIDLLAILPTYLALFFPTAAYISVIRMLRVMRIFRILKLVRYLQDSNILLRSLLMAKRKILIFFSTVGILVIILGSIIYVIEGPKHGFTSIPQSIYWAIVTITTVGYGDLVPQTSIGKAIASITMLLGYSILAVPTGIITAELNQEMNSHKSLVKCPNCSKSGHESDAMHCKYCGSELADPDKRITTPE, translated from the coding sequence ATGTCTCGCCATTCACTTAAGCATCATTTATACGTCATTATTTTTGGAACGCACACTCCAGCAGGAAGAGCTTTTGATTTAGGCTTAATCATTGCAATCATTGCTTCTTTGATTGTGCTGGTATTAGATTCCATTCCAGCTTTAAATGAGCAATGGGCAGACGTTTTTATGTATTTAGAATTCGGTTTCACCGGTCTATTTACTATTGAATACTTACTGAGACTTTACTGTTCACCGAAACCAAAAGCTTATGCGGGTAGCTTTTACGGTGTCATCGATTTACTCGCGATTCTCCCGACTTATCTTGCACTTTTCTTCCCAACAGCAGCTTATATCAGCGTAATCAGAATGTTACGCGTGATGCGAATCTTTCGAATCCTAAAATTAGTTCGATATTTGCAAGACTCAAATATCTTGTTGCGTTCTCTGTTGATGGCTAAAAGAAAGATCCTGATTTTCTTTAGCACCGTTGGCATCTTAGTCATCATATTAGGTTCAATAATTTACGTTATTGAAGGACCAAAACACGGCTTTACCTCCATTCCGCAAAGTATATATTGGGCGATTGTGACCATTACAACGGTGGGCTATGGTGATTTGGTTCCGCAAACTAGCATAGGCAAAGCTATCGCCTCTATTACCATGCTGCTGGGCTATTCCATTTTAGCGGTTCCAACAGGGATCATCACAGCTGAACTGAATCAAGAAATGAACTCGCATAAGTCATTAGTTAAATGCCCAAACTGTTCTAAATCAGGGCATGAAAGTGACGCTATGCATTGCAAATATTGTGGCAGTGAACTGGCAGATCCAGATAAAAGAATTACCACACCAGAATAG
- the adhE gene encoding bifunctional acetaldehyde-CoA/alcohol dehydrogenase produces MPVTNLAELDALVARVKAAQEEFATFSQEQVDAIFRAASLAANHARIPLAQQAVAESGMGIVEDKVIKNHFASEFIYNKYKDEKTCGILDEDESLGTMTIAEPVGIICGIVPTTNPTSTAIFKSLISLKTRNGIIFSPHPRAKNSTNDAAKLVLDAAVAAGAPKDIIGWIDQPSVELSNALMKHDGIALILATGGPGMVKAAYSSGKPAIGVGAGNVPVVIDETADIKRAVASILMSKTFDNGVVCASEQAAIVVSDVYEEVKERFASHKAHVLSKADADKVRKVLLIDGNLNAKIVGQPAPAIAEMAGVKVPADTKVLVGEGLGKVSYDDEFAHEKLSPTLGLFRADDFEDAVAQAVTMVEIGGIGHTSGLYTNQDTNADRIRYFGDKMKTARILINIPTTHGGIGDLYNFNVAPSLTLGCGSWGGNSISENVGPKHLINKKTVAKRAENMLWHKLPKSIYFRRGSLPIAMSDLEGKKRAFLVTDRFLFNNGYADDVVQILKSQGIEVQVFFDVEADPTLSVVEKGAEAMKSFQPDVILALGGGSPMDAAKIMWVMYEHPETHFEELAMRFMDIRKRIYKFPKMGKKAELVCITTTSGTGSEVTPFAVVTDDKTGAKYPLADYEITPNMAVVDANLVMNMPKSLTAFGGYDAVTHALEAYVSVLANEYSDGQALQALKMLKEYLPSSYKNGSADPIAREKVHNAATIAGIAFANAFLGVCHSMAHKIGAEFHLPHGLANALLISNVVRYNANDNPTKQTAFSQYDRPQARRRYAEVADHLGLSQAGDRTAQKIERLLTWLEELKVDLDIPLSIQAAGVNESDFIAKLDELAVEAFDDQCTGANPRYPLITELKEVLTTSYFGKAYVEGETFEGTTVILKKADQKPAEEKAAPKAKKANA; encoded by the coding sequence ATGCCTGTAACTAACTTAGCTGAACTAGATGCTCTCGTAGCTCGCGTTAAAGCAGCACAAGAAGAGTTCGCAACTTTCTCTCAAGAGCAAGTAGATGCAATCTTCCGCGCAGCGTCTCTTGCGGCTAACCACGCTCGTATTCCGCTAGCTCAACAAGCGGTTGCTGAATCTGGAATGGGTATTGTTGAAGATAAAGTAATCAAAAACCACTTTGCTTCTGAGTTTATCTACAACAAATACAAAGACGAAAAAACATGTGGCATCCTAGATGAAGATGAAAGCTTAGGCACAATGACTATCGCTGAGCCTGTAGGTATCATCTGTGGTATCGTTCCAACAACGAACCCAACTTCTACAGCAATCTTCAAATCTCTAATTTCTCTTAAGACACGTAACGGCATCATCTTCTCGCCACACCCACGTGCAAAGAACTCAACTAACGATGCAGCGAAACTGGTTCTAGACGCAGCTGTTGCAGCGGGTGCTCCAAAAGACATCATCGGTTGGATCGACCAACCATCTGTAGAGCTTTCTAACGCGCTTATGAAGCACGACGGTATTGCACTTATCCTAGCGACTGGTGGTCCAGGCATGGTTAAAGCTGCATACTCTTCTGGTAAGCCTGCTATCGGTGTTGGTGCTGGTAACGTACCTGTAGTTATCGATGAAACAGCTGACATCAAACGTGCTGTAGCATCTATCCTTATGTCTAAAACATTCGATAACGGCGTTGTATGTGCTTCTGAGCAAGCTGCAATCGTTGTTAGCGACGTATATGAAGAAGTTAAAGAGCGTTTTGCTTCTCACAAAGCTCACGTTTTATCTAAAGCTGACGCTGATAAAGTACGTAAAGTGCTTCTTATCGACGGCAACCTAAACGCTAAAATCGTAGGCCAACCTGCTCCAGCAATCGCTGAAATGGCTGGTGTTAAAGTTCCTGCTGATACAAAAGTACTTGTAGGTGAAGGTCTGGGTAAAGTTTCTTACGATGACGAATTTGCTCATGAGAAACTATCTCCAACTCTAGGTCTATTCCGTGCAGACGACTTCGAAGATGCAGTTGCTCAAGCGGTAACTATGGTTGAAATCGGTGGTATCGGTCACACATCTGGTCTTTACACTAACCAAGATACTAACGCAGACCGCATCCGTTACTTCGGTGACAAGATGAAGACGGCTCGTATCCTAATCAACATCCCTACTACTCACGGTGGTATCGGTGACCTGTACAACTTCAACGTTGCACCTTCTCTAACTCTAGGTTGTGGTTCATGGGGTGGTAACTCTATCTCTGAGAACGTAGGTCCTAAGCACCTTATCAACAAGAAAACTGTAGCGAAGCGAGCTGAAAACATGTTGTGGCACAAACTACCTAAGTCTATCTACTTCCGTCGTGGTAGCCTTCCAATCGCTATGAGCGACCTAGAAGGTAAGAAACGCGCATTCCTAGTAACTGACCGTTTCTTGTTCAACAACGGTTACGCAGATGACGTAGTACAAATCCTGAAATCTCAAGGTATTGAAGTTCAAGTATTCTTCGATGTAGAAGCGGATCCAACACTATCTGTTGTTGAGAAAGGCGCTGAAGCAATGAAGAGCTTCCAACCTGACGTAATCCTTGCTCTAGGTGGCGGTTCTCCAATGGATGCTGCTAAGATCATGTGGGTTATGTACGAGCACCCAGAAACTCACTTCGAAGAACTTGCAATGCGCTTTATGGATATCCGTAAACGTATCTACAAGTTCCCTAAAATGGGTAAAAAAGCTGAGCTTGTATGTATCACTACTACTTCAGGTACGGGTTCAGAAGTTACTCCATTCGCGGTTGTTACTGACGACAAGACAGGTGCTAAGTACCCACTAGCTGACTACGAAATCACGCCAAACATGGCTGTTGTTGATGCTAACCTAGTAATGAACATGCCTAAGTCTCTAACAGCATTTGGGGGTTACGATGCAGTAACTCACGCTCTTGAAGCTTACGTATCTGTTCTTGCGAACGAATACTCAGATGGTCAAGCTCTACAAGCTCTTAAGATGCTTAAAGAATACTTACCATCAAGCTATAAGAATGGTTCAGCAGACCCAATCGCTCGTGAGAAAGTACACAACGCTGCAACGATTGCTGGTATTGCCTTTGCGAACGCATTCCTAGGTGTGTGTCACTCAATGGCTCACAAAATTGGTGCTGAGTTCCACCTACCACACGGTCTTGCTAACGCACTACTTATCTCAAACGTTGTACGTTACAACGCGAACGATAACCCAACTAAACAGACTGCATTCTCTCAGTACGACCGTCCACAAGCACGTCGTCGTTACGCTGAAGTTGCTGACCACCTAGGCCTAAGCCAAGCTGGTGACCGTACTGCTCAGAAGATTGAACGTCTACTAACTTGGTTAGAAGAGCTTAAAGTTGACCTAGACATCCCACTATCTATTCAAGCGGCGGGTGTTAACGAGTCTGACTTCATCGCGAAACTAGACGAGCTAGCTGTTGAAGCGTTCGATGACCAGTGTACAGGTGCTAACCCACGTTACCCTCTAATCACTGAGCTTAAAGAAGTTCTAACAACGTCTTACTTCGGTAAAGCATACGTTGAAGGTGAAACTTTTGAAGGTACGACTGTAATTTTGAAGAAAGCTGACCAAAAGCCAGCTGAAGAAAAAGCAGCACCAAAAGCTAAAAAAGCTAACGCATAA